The following is a genomic window from Thermodesulfobacteriota bacterium.
TTTGTACCGGCTTCCAGTAGATGGCGGCCAGACCGGCCGTCAGCACGGCCGATACCACGGTCTTGCCGATATCCGTATCCGTGCCGGTGACGATCAGGCGATGGGGAAAATCAATCTTTGTCATTTCGCCGTCCACTGTTCGATGGCCCCGGCCAGGGCTTCCACATCCCGGCGGTCCAGGGCGGCGGACAGGGAAATCCGCAGGCGTGACTGATCGGCGGGCACCGACGGCGGCCGGATGGCCACGGCCAGAAACCCGAGTTCTTCCAGCCAGGCCGAAAGTGAGAGGGCTTTGTTTTCCGCGCCCATAATGACGGGAATGATCTGGGTGGCGGAGGCGCCGGTGGACAGCCCCAGGCCGTTGAGCCGTTTCCTTAAGAAGGCGGCGTTGTCCAGCAGTCGTCGCCGCTCCTCGGCCATGCCGGGAATCAGGTCCAGGGCGGCGTCAATGGCGCCGATGACCGCCGGCGGCAGACCGGTGGAGTAGACAAAGCCGGGGCAGCAGTTGATCAGGTACTCCCGCATTTTACGCGAGCAGGCCACGTAGGCGCCGAAGCTGCCGCAGCCCTTGCCGAAGGTGCCCATGACCAGGTCGGCCCCGGCCCCGCAGGCCAGGCCCATGCCGTTGTCACCGAAAACACCGGTGGCATGGGCCTCGTCCACCATCAGGATGGCCCCGAACCGTTTCGCCAGGGAGGACAGCCGGTCGATATCGCCGGTGTCGCCGTCCATGGAAAAAACCGTTTCCGTGACGATGACGATCCGGGAAAAGCCGCTGGCCGCGTTTTCTGCCAGCAGCCGTTCCAGGTCATCCATATCGTTGTGGACAAAGGGTTTGACGGCGCAACGGGACAAATGGCAGCCGGCGATGATGCTGTTGTGGTTGAGCCGGTCGGAAAGGATCAGCGACTTGCGGTCGCACAGGGCCGGCAGCAGGGTGGCGTTGGCCTGGTACCCGGCGTTGAAGATCAGGGCGGCCGGGGTCTGCTTGAGGGCGGCCAGTTTTTCCTCCGTCTCTTCGACGCAGGCGTAATTGCCGCAGATCAGGCGGGAGGCGGTGGCGCCGGCGCCGTATTTTTCAAGGTATGCCGCGGCCCGTTCCGCCAGCAGCGGATGCCGGGACAGTCCCAGGTAATCGTTGGAACTGACGTTGATCAGGGTCCGGCCGTTGAGCTCGATCCGCCCGTTGTCCCGGGGAATGACCCGCCGCAGTCGGCGGACCTGGTTGGCGGCTTGCCGCCGTTGGAACTCTCTGTCGATAAAATCGAATTTATCCATGTTATCTGTCCGCCAGCTTGCGTGCCAGGCCGCCCATGGCGCCGGTCAGGCGGGACAGCTCCCGGGGCTGGATGATATATGGCGGCATGATGTAGACCAGTTTGCCGAAGGGACGGATCCACACGCCGTTTTCCACGAAATAACGGCCCGCCGCGGCTGTGTCAACGGGCCTCTCCATTTCCATGACGCCGATGGCGCCCAGCACCCGAACGTCGGCCACGCTGGGAATGGCGGCCAGGGGCGTCAGCTCCGCCCGCAGCTGGTTTTCAATGGCCGCAATCCTATGTTGCCAGCCGGACGATTGCAAGAGCTGAATGCTGGC
Proteins encoded in this region:
- a CDS encoding 8-amino-7-oxononanoate synthase, coding for MDKFDFIDREFQRRQAANQVRRLRRVIPRDNGRIELNGRTLINVSSNDYLGLSRHPLLAERAAAYLEKYGAGATASRLICGNYACVEETEEKLAALKQTPAALIFNAGYQANATLLPALCDRKSLILSDRLNHNSIIAGCHLSRCAVKPFVHNDMDDLERLLAENAASGFSRIVIVTETVFSMDGDTGDIDRLSSLAKRFGAILMVDEAHATGVFGDNGMGLACGAGADLVMGTFGKGCGSFGAYVACSRKMREYLINCCPGFVYSTGLPPAVIGAIDAALDLIPGMAEERRRLLDNAAFLRKRLNGLGLSTGASATQIIPVIMGAENKALSLSAWLEELGFLAVAIRPPSVPADQSRLRISLSAALDRRDVEALAGAIEQWTAK